In the genome of Streptomyces sp. Tu 3180, the window ACGCACCACAGGCTCATGGCCGCGTTCACCGGGATCGTGCTCGCCGAGGGGCGCATCGACGTCACCGAGGACGGATCGGCGTGCGCGCTGTGGATGTCCGTCCCCGCGGACGGCCACGGGGACGGTGACGGCGGGGCGGACGACGACGGCCCGGCACAGGTGCGCCGGGCCGTCGACCCGGGGAACGAGCGCGTGGAGCTGATCGGCCGGCTGACGGCGGGCGTCCATCCCTCGGGGCGGGCCCACGAGTACCTGTGGATGATCGGCGTCGCGCCCGCCCGCCAGGGCGAGGGACTCGGCACCGCGCTGATCGGTTCGGCCCTCGACCGCTGCGACCGGGAGGGGCGGCCGGCCTATCTCGAGGCGAGCAGCGAACGCAGCCGCCGACTGTACGAGCGCCTCGGCTTCGCCCCGGCCGGTGCACCCCTGGCCCTCCCGGACGGCCCGTGCATGTGGCCCATGTGGCGCGAGCCCCGGACGGCCGGTTCGCGGGACGGGCTGGGCGGGTGACCTCCCGCGCCCTCGTCCCCGCCCCCGGCAGGGACGTTCGGCCCTGGTCGCCGACGCGCGTCCCGGCTTCACTGGCCTCGCGAAGAACGCCCGCCGACGCCCCGAGGGGCCGGCGGGGCGGCGGACGACGAGGGCGGCCAGGGGCGGGATGAGCGCGGCGGTGGGCGACGACGGGACGGCGAGCGGGGACATCGCGGTGGTCGGGCACGCCGATCTGACCCCGGACACGCTCGCGCTGGTGGAGTCCGCGCTGCGGGCGCGGCTGGCGCGGCGCCCCGCGAGGGCCGTGGCCACGGTGCGTTCCGGCGCGGGGGCACCGCTGGCGTCCGGCCGGGCCGCGCGGGCGTCGGGGTGCCCGCTGGCCGTGGTGATCCCCACGCGGAACGGGGTGCCCGTCATGCCGCCCCGGCGCGACCGGATGGCGACCGGCGAACTGCTGACCCTCGCCGACCAGGTGCGGCTGCTGTCGTACGACCCGGTCGACCGTGACTCCTGTGTCGGCGCGGACGAGCGGCTGGTCGCCTCCAGCGGTCTCCTCCTCGCCGTCTGGGACGGTTCCCCGTCCGACGGCCGCGACGCCACGGCCCACCTGGTGACGTACGCCCGCGCGCACGGCGTCCGCGTGGAGGTCGTGTGGCCCGCGGGAGCCGCCCGGGAGGCGATGCCCGCGACCGGCGCGGAACGCGGACCGCGGCGACGGGCGGCGCCACCCCGCTGATCACCGCGCGCCGCTCCGGCCGTACCGGCGGTCGCCGGACCCGCCCGGCGACCGGTGGGGACAGGGACCATCGGTCCCCGCCGAGGTCCCCCGCAGGGACTGTTCGGCCCATGTGGACCCCCCCGTCCCGCCGCTGATCATGGGCGCGCGGAACAGGATGGGGAGGAAGACGTCCGGTGGACGAGATACGCATGGAGAACGCCAGGACCGCGAAGGACGGGCGGACACGTCCCGTGCCGGGCGCGGGGACCGCCGCACGGGAGGGGACCGCCGCGGGGGCGCCCGCGGTGCGCCGGGCCGCGTGGGTGGACTGGCTGACGACCACCGACCACAAGAAGATCGGGACGCTGTACCTGGTCAGCGCGTTCGTGTTCTTCGTCGTCGGCGGGCTCATGGCGCTGGTGATGCGCGCGGAGCTGGCCCGGCCGGGTCTGCAGATCATGTCGAACGAGCAGTTCAACCAGGCGTTCACGATGCACGGCACGATCATGCTGCTGATGTTCGCGACGCCGCTGTTCACCGGCTTCGCCAACTGGATCATGCCGCTGCAGATCGGCGCGCCCGACGTGGCGTTCCCGCGGCTGAACATGCTGGCCCTCTGGCTGTTCCTGTTCGGCTCCACGATCGCGGCCGCCGGTTTCCTCACCCCGGGCGGAGCCGCCGACTTCGGCTGGTTCCTGTACGCCCCGCTGTCCAACGAGGTCTACTCGCCGGGCATCGGCGCCGATCTGTGGATCATGGGCGTGGCCCTGTCCGGGTTCGGCTCGATCCTGGGCGCGGTCAACTTCATCACCACGATCATCTGCATGCGCGCCCCGGGCATGACGATGTTCCGCATGCCGGTCTTCACCTGGAACGTGCTGCTGACGGCGCTGCTGGTGCTGATCGTGTTCCCGGTGCTGGCCGCGGCGCTGTTCGCGCTGGAGTGCGACCGGAAGTTCGGCAGCCACGTCTTCGACCCGGCCAACGGCGGTGCGCTGCTGTGGCAGCACCTGTTCTGGTTCTTCGGGCACCCCGAGGTCTACATCCTGGCGCTGCCGTTCTTCGGCATCGTCAGCGAGGTCGTCCCGGTCTTCTCCCGCAAGCCGATCTTCGGCTACATGGGCCTGATCGGCGCCACCATCGCCATCGCCGGCCTCTCCGTCACGGTGTGGGCGCACCACATGTACGCCACCGGCGGTGTGCTGCTGCCGTTCTTCTCCTTCATGACCTTCCTGATCGCGATCCCGACCGGGGTGAAGTTCTTCAACTGGATCGGCACCATGTGGAAGGGCTCGCTGAGCTTCGAGACGCCGATGCTGTGGTCCCTGGGCTTCATGGTCACCTTCCTGTTCGGAGGTCTGACCGGTGTGCTCCTGGCCGCGCCGCCGCTGGACTTCCACGTCACGGACTCGTACTTCGTGGTGGCGCACTTCCACTACGTGGTCTTCGGCACGGTGGTGTTCGCGATGTTCGCCGGCTTCCACTTCTGGTGGCCGAAGTTCACCGGCAAGATGCTCGACGAGCGCCTGGGCAAGATCACCTTCTGGACGCTGTTCACCGGCTTCCACGGCACCTTCCTGGTCCAGCACTGGCTGGGTGCCGAGGGCATGCCGCGCCGGTACGCCGACTACCTGGCGGCCGACGGCTTCACCGCCCTGAACACCCTTTCCTCGATCGGGTCGTTCCTGCTCGGCCTGTCGGTGCTGCCGTTCTTCCACAACGTCTGGAAGACGGCCAGGTACGGCGAGCCGGTCGGCGTCGACGACCCCTGGGGCTACGGCCGCTCCCTGGAGTGGGCGACCTCCTGCCCGCCCCCGCGGCACAACTTCCTCACCCTGCCGAAGATCCGCAGCGAGTCCCCGGCGTTCGACCTGCACCACCCGGGGACCGCCGCGCTCGAGACGGCGGGGTGAACCGTGCCGCAGCCCGTTCCGGCCCTGGGGTGCGCGGTGGTGACGGCCGCCGGCTGCGTCTGGTACCTGCCGGCGTTCGCCGACCTGCGGGCCGGAGCCGACCGGCCGTTGTCCCGCCGCACCGCGGCGCTCGCCTGCCTGACCGGCTGGGGCACGCTCGGGACGGTCGCCCTGGCACTGCTCGTGACCACGGCGTGGTGGGTGCCGGGGGCCGTGGCGGCCGCGGGCGGCCCGGCCGCCGTCGCCCTGCGGATCCGTGCCGCCGTGCGGCGCGCCGGTGAGCGGCGGGAGGCGGCCCGGCAGTGGGCGCAGCTGCCGCACGGGCCGCTGCCCGCCGACCCGTACCGTCCCCGCGGAGCGGTCGCCGGCCTGGTCGTCGCCGGACCGGCGGCGGGAGCCGCCCTGGCGGCGGCCCTGGGGGCCGGGGGCGGCCGGTACGGGACGGCGGCCACCGCACTCCCCGTGGCGGTGGTCGCCGTCCCCGCCGCGGTCGTGGGCCTCTTCCTCGCGCTCGCCGTCCGGCACACCCGTACGTCCCGCCGCACCGCGGCGGACCGCGGACGGCGTCCGGGGTAGCGTCCCGGTGACGCGTCGGCCGTGCTCCCCGCCCGGGGAGCTCCTCGGCCTCCTCGGGACGGAAACGCCCGGGGACCGCGCCCTCCCGCGGTGGTGCGGACGGACGGCAGGAAGCGCCGGACCGCCGACGGGCCTACTCTGAGGGCATGGGCAGCGAACAACCCGTCTGTCCCGCCTGCGGACAGCCGGTGGACAGGGTCGTCCGGCGCCACAAGACGCTGGGCGCGTGGGTGCCGGTGTGGGTGCGGGGACCGTGCCGCAACCCGAAGTGCGAGGTCCACGTCGCCCGGGAACCCGGCGGGACCGGCCGGGCGGAGGACGCCCGGCGCGCCACGGGGCCCGCAGGATCCGGAGGCTCCGAGGGAGCCGCGCCCGCGCAGGAGCCGGGGCGGACCACCGCGGGGAACGCCTGACGGAGCGGGCCGGTCGGCGTGGGGCGTGGTGAGCGGGGGTCCGCGCCGCGGGATGCGCCCCCGGCCCGGAACCGCGCGCCGGGGACGTACCGGGGACGGCCGGGCGGCCCGCGCCTGAGTGTGCGCGACGGCCCGGTCAGGACCCGCCGGGCCGGCCGGGCGGTCGGCCGGTCTCCGGATCGCGGCCGGTCAGGCAGTACGTGCCGCCCGCCGGATCGCGCATCACCGTCCAGTGGTCGAACGCGGCCGCGAACGTGGCGCCGAGCTCCTCGTGCCGTGCCCGGGTCACGCCGACGTCCGCGCACGCGAGGTCCAGGTGGGCGGAGACGGGCCGTTCCTCCTCCAGCCGCTGGAGCAGGAGGCGCACGGGCAGTCCGGCCGGTGGCATGAGCACGTGGAACTCCGGGAGCAGGGCGGGCGGCGCGTCCCAGCCGGGCAGCAGCCCGCCCCAGAAGGCGACCTCGGCGTCGTAGGCGGACGGGGGGACGTCGACGCACACCTGGTCCAGCCGGCTGCCCCGCACCACGGGCGGCCGGACCGACTCCCCGTGCCAGGGCACCGCGCAGAACAACTGCCCGGCGGGCGACCGCAGTACGGCCCACCCGTCGTGCTCGGCGACGGTTCCCGCGCCCAGCCGCAGCGCCGACGCGGCGAACCCCGCCACGTCGTCCACGCAGAGGTCGAGGTGGGCGCCGCCCCCGCCCGAGGCGACCCCCTGCACCTTGACGCAGGCATCGGAGCCGTCCGCCAGCAGGGTCGTGAACTCCCCGCCGTCCCCGCGGGCCGCGGACCGCCGCGTCCCCGTGACGGCCGTCCAGAACTCTCCCGCCCGGTCGGCGTGGGGGGCGGGCCGGTCGATGAACGCGTACGTCCAGCGGATGTCCATCACCCGATCCTAGGACCCGTACGGCTCGCCGGCGGGGGCCCGGAAGCACCCGCACACCGCCGGGGACGCCGGAGGGGCCCGGCCGGACGGCAGCCGGCCGGGCCCCTCGGGGTGCCCGCTGACCCGCGATGGTGCACCGATCGCCGGTCGTCGTGAAAGGGTCGGCCGGGTCAGGCCTTCTTGGTCTCCCAGAAGATCTTGTCGATCTGGGCGATGTAGTCCAGCGCCTTCTGGCCGGTCGCCGGGTCGGTCGACGCCTTGGCGGCCGAGAGGGCCTTCAGGGTGTCGTTGACCAGCTGGTGCAGCTCCGGGTACTTCTCGAAGTGCGGGGCCTTGAAGTAGTCGCTCCAGAGCACGGAGACGTGGTGCTTCGCGAGCTCCGCGCGCTGCTCCTTGATGACGGTGGCACGCGCCTGGAAGTGCGGGTCGTCGTTGCCGGCCATCTTCTCCTGGACGGCCTTCACCGACTCCGCCTCGATGCGGGCCTGGGCAGGGTCGTACACACCGCAGGGCAGGTCGCAGTGCGCGCTGACCTTGACCTTGGGGGCAAACAGGCGGGAAAGCATGGAGCATTCCTTCCTCGTGATCGTCTTCTCACAGGGGACATTACTCCGTGGCGGAGCGGTTTTCGCGAGTGCCCCCGTGGGCTTAGGACAAAAGTCCGGGGTCAGACTGGGACTGGTGGAGGAAAGACGGGGAGGTGCCGGGTGATGCCGGAGCTGTCGCAGGACGCCGAGCGGGTGAGGGCGCCGCTGCCCTTCGGGGTGGCCGAGGTGACGGGGCCGTCCATGGTGCCCACGCTGTACCACGGGGACCGGCTCCTGGTGCACTACGGGGCCCGGGTCAAACGCGGCGACGTGATCGTGCTGCGGCATCCGTTCCAGCAGGACCTGCTCGTCGTGAAGCGGGCCGCGGAGCGGCGCGAGGGCGGCTGGTGGGTGCTCGGCGACAACACGTACGCCGGGGGCGACAGCACCGACTACGGAGTCGTCCCCGACGAGCTGGTGCTCGGCAGGGTCCGCTTCCGGTACCGGCCGCGCAGGCCGGCTCAGCGCTCCTTGCCGGCCGTGGTGGTGTGGGCGCTGTCGGCGGCCCGGCCGGTGTTCTCCGGGCGGTCGGCCCGGTCGGCCTCCAGGCGTTTGCGGGCGCGGTAGGCCGCCACGTTGGCGCGGGTGGCGCAGCGGTCGGAGCAGTAGCGCCGGGAGCGGTTGGTCGAGGTGTCCAGGTAGGCGTTGCGGCAGGGCGGCGCCTCGCACAGGCCGAGGCGGTCCACGCCGTACTCGGTGAGGTGGAAGGCCAGGCCCATCGCCGCGATGGCGGCGTAACCGGCGGTCGCGTTGGACGGGTGGTCGGCCAGGTGCATGTGCCACAGCGGGCTGCCGTCGTCGTCCCGGAAGTCGTGCCCGGAGATCTGCGGGCTCACCGGGAACTCCAGCAGCAGCGAGTTCAGCAGGTCCACGGCGAGCGTCTCGTCGCCGCCGTCCGCCGCCTCGAAGACCGCGCGCAGCCGGGCCCGCACCGAGCGGAACCGGGTCACGTCCGCCTCGGTCGCGCGGCGCGCCGCCGACTGGTTGCCCCCGAAGAGGTCGCGGACCGCGTCGATCGACGTCAGGGCGTCCTTCCCCCGGGCCGGTTCCTCGGTGTTGACGAGACGTACGGCATAGTCCGAGTAATAGGCCAGTTCCACTTGTAGTCCTTACGCAGGGGCTCTATGGTCGTGCGTGCGGTCGGGTAACAGACGATCGTGCTTCCAGGGTATTACGTGACGTGCGTGAGGGAGGGGCTCGATGACGGACGCGGACGCCACCACGGCCGCCGCCGACTGGCACGCCTGGCAGGAGAGCTGGGACCGGCAGCAGGAGTGGTACATGCCCGACCGCGAGGAGCGGTTCCGGGTCATGCTCGACATGGTGGAGGCCCTCGTCGGCACCTCCCCGCGCGTGCTGGACCTCGCGTGCGGCACGGGAAGTATCACGGCCCGGCTGCTCGCCCGGTTCCCGGACGCCACCAGCACCGGCGTCGACCTGGACCCGGCGCTGCTCGCCATCGCCGAGGGCACCTTCGCGGGCGACGAGCGGGTCACCCTCGTCACCGCCGACCTCAAGGACCCCGACTGGGCGGCGGCGCTGCCGCACGACTCCTACGACGCCGTGCTGACCGCGACCGCCCTCCACTGGCTGCACCGGGAACCTCTCGCGGACCTCTACGGGCACGTCGCGGGCCTGGTCCGCGACGGCGGTGTCTTCATGAACGCGGACCACATGATCGACGAGACCACGCCCCGGATCAACGCGGCCGAGCGTGCCCGGCGCCACGCCCGGCAGGACCGGGCCAAGCGGGACGGCGCCCTCGACTGGACCGAGTGGTGGCAGCTCGCGGCCAAGGACCCGGTCCTCGCCGAGCCCACGGCCCGCCGCTTCGAGATCTACGGCGACCACGCCGACGGCGACGCGCCGTCCGCGGCCTGGCACGCGCGCGTGCTCCGGGAGAAGGGCTTCGGCGAGGCGCGGCCGGTGTGGTGCTCGCCCTCGGACACCCTGCTGCTCGCGCTGAAGTAGCCGGA includes:
- a CDS encoding GNAT family N-acetyltransferase codes for the protein MGVAIRTAGDEDRELVVRLLDEAFQDDPVSGWVFPGEEYRRTTHHRLMAAFTGIVLAEGRIDVTEDGSACALWMSVPADGHGDGDGGADDDGPAQVRRAVDPGNERVELIGRLTAGVHPSGRAHEYLWMIGVAPARQGEGLGTALIGSALDRCDREGRPAYLEASSERSRRLYERLGFAPAGAPLALPDGPCMWPMWREPRTAGSRDGLGG
- the ctaD gene encoding cytochrome c oxidase subunit I, with the protein product MDEIRMENARTAKDGRTRPVPGAGTAAREGTAAGAPAVRRAAWVDWLTTTDHKKIGTLYLVSAFVFFVVGGLMALVMRAELARPGLQIMSNEQFNQAFTMHGTIMLLMFATPLFTGFANWIMPLQIGAPDVAFPRLNMLALWLFLFGSTIAAAGFLTPGGAADFGWFLYAPLSNEVYSPGIGADLWIMGVALSGFGSILGAVNFITTIICMRAPGMTMFRMPVFTWNVLLTALLVLIVFPVLAAALFALECDRKFGSHVFDPANGGALLWQHLFWFFGHPEVYILALPFFGIVSEVVPVFSRKPIFGYMGLIGATIAIAGLSVTVWAHHMYATGGVLLPFFSFMTFLIAIPTGVKFFNWIGTMWKGSLSFETPMLWSLGFMVTFLFGGLTGVLLAAPPLDFHVTDSYFVVAHFHYVVFGTVVFAMFAGFHFWWPKFTGKMLDERLGKITFWTLFTGFHGTFLVQHWLGAEGMPRRYADYLAADGFTALNTLSSIGSFLLGLSVLPFFHNVWKTARYGEPVGVDDPWGYGRSLEWATSCPPPRHNFLTLPKIRSESPAFDLHHPGTAALETAG
- a CDS encoding VOC family protein, which gives rise to MDIRWTYAFIDRPAPHADRAGEFWTAVTGTRRSAARGDGGEFTTLLADGSDACVKVQGVASGGGGAHLDLCVDDVAGFAASALRLGAGTVAEHDGWAVLRSPAGQLFCAVPWHGESVRPPVVRGSRLDQVCVDVPPSAYDAEVAFWGGLLPGWDAPPALLPEFHVLMPPAGLPVRLLLQRLEEERPVSAHLDLACADVGVTRARHEELGATFAAAFDHWTVMRDPAGGTYCLTGRDPETGRPPGRPGGS
- the sodN gene encoding superoxide dismutase, Ni; translated protein: MLSRLFAPKVKVSAHCDLPCGVYDPAQARIEAESVKAVQEKMAGNDDPHFQARATVIKEQRAELAKHHVSVLWSDYFKAPHFEKYPELHQLVNDTLKALSAAKASTDPATGQKALDYIAQIDKIFWETKKA
- the sodX gene encoding nickel-type superoxide dismutase maturation protease; protein product: MPELSQDAERVRAPLPFGVAEVTGPSMVPTLYHGDRLLVHYGARVKRGDVIVLRHPFQQDLLVVKRAAERREGGWWVLGDNTYAGGDSTDYGVVPDELVLGRVRFRYRPRRPAQRSLPAVVVWALSAARPVFSGRSARSASRRLRAR
- a CDS encoding CGNR zinc finger domain-containing protein, translating into MELAYYSDYAVRLVNTEEPARGKDALTSIDAVRDLFGGNQSAARRATEADVTRFRSVRARLRAVFEAADGGDETLAVDLLNSLLLEFPVSPQISGHDFRDDDGSPLWHMHLADHPSNATAGYAAIAAMGLAFHLTEYGVDRLGLCEAPPCRNAYLDTSTNRSRRYCSDRCATRANVAAYRARKRLEADRADRPENTGRAADSAHTTTAGKER
- a CDS encoding class I SAM-dependent methyltransferase produces the protein MTDADATTAAADWHAWQESWDRQQEWYMPDREERFRVMLDMVEALVGTSPRVLDLACGTGSITARLLARFPDATSTGVDLDPALLAIAEGTFAGDERVTLVTADLKDPDWAAALPHDSYDAVLTATALHWLHREPLADLYGHVAGLVRDGGVFMNADHMIDETTPRINAAERARRHARQDRAKRDGALDWTEWWQLAAKDPVLAEPTARRFEIYGDHADGDAPSAAWHARVLREKGFGEARPVWCSPSDTLLLALK